One stretch of Methanobacteriaceae archaeon DNA includes these proteins:
- the rimI gene encoding ribosomal protein S18-alanine N-acetyltransferase produces MIIREFRLSDLKKVVEIEEMSFDEPYPPSILKDIFNLGAGFLVAQEDNIIVGYIIFWIRFEDEGHIISLAVDKKYRRNCVGKKLLGMSIEMFQKFNMKNIKLEVRYENKGAIKFYKTMGFYEDKIMPGYYEDGENAVIMNLPLEKELSYSKNKSRSNKSNKWMD; encoded by the coding sequence ATGATTATAAGGGAATTCAGACTTTCAGACCTTAAAAAGGTCGTAGAAATCGAAGAAATGTCTTTTGACGAACCATACCCTCCTAGCATCTTGAAAGATATTTTCAATCTTGGTGCAGGATTTTTAGTGGCTCAAGAAGATAATATAATTGTAGGGTATATTATATTTTGGATTAGATTTGAGGATGAAGGTCATATCATTTCTCTGGCGGTGGATAAAAAATACCGTCGTAACTGTGTGGGTAAGAAACTTTTAGGAATGTCCATAGAAATGTTTCAGAAATTTAATATGAAAAACATTAAATTAGAAGTAAGATATGAAAATAAAGGGGCCATTAAATTTTACAAAACCATGGGTTTTTATGAAGATAAAATAATGCCCGGTTACTATGAGGACGGGGAAAATGCAGTTATAATGAACTTGCCACTGGAAAAAGAACTTTCCTATTCCAAGAATAAATCTAGGAGCAATAAATCTAATAAATGGATGGATTAA
- the carA gene encoding glutamine-hydrolyzing carbamoyl-phosphate synthase small subunit: MVKEAKLALEDGTILTGESFGYETIKTGEVVFATGMTGYVESLTDPSYKGQILMTTYPLQGNYGISPEWYQSESIKAEGFIVREECIHPSHSLSEKGLSDFLSEFKIPGIGGIDTRALTIKIRERGTMKGALATTEVSDEELLEMAISQKDITEIDLVDEVCVKEPKIFGKDYPERVVIVDCGIKNNSINALLKREAGVVVLPYNTNIKDILDYDPDAVLISSGPGDPNRVKDAINVIPKLAERLPVFGICLGQQLISLAFGAKIYKMKFGHRGTNQPVKDLKTGKVSITSQNHGFSVDPDSITNKPINVTQINLNDGTVEGIEHEELPVSSVQYHPEAGPGPHDTDYAFDRFVKVMRDY, from the coding sequence ATGGTAAAAGAGGCAAAACTTGCTTTAGAGGACGGAACTATTCTCACAGGAGAAAGTTTTGGTTATGAAACAATAAAAACAGGAGAAGTGGTATTTGCCACTGGAATGACCGGCTATGTTGAATCCCTCACGGATCCTTCCTATAAAGGCCAAATTTTAATGACAACTTATCCATTGCAGGGTAACTATGGTATAAGTCCTGAATGGTATCAGTCAGAAAGTATTAAGGCCGAAGGATTCATTGTAAGGGAAGAATGTATTCATCCTTCCCATAGTCTTTCTGAGAAGGGATTGTCTGACTTTTTATCTGAATTTAAAATTCCAGGAATTGGTGGAATTGACACTAGGGCATTAACCATCAAAATAAGAGAAAGAGGAACCATGAAAGGGGCATTGGCCACAACTGAAGTCTCTGATGAGGAATTATTAGAAATGGCTATTTCTCAAAAAGATATCACTGAAATTGATTTGGTGGATGAGGTTTGTGTTAAAGAACCAAAAATCTTTGGAAAAGATTATCCTGAAAGAGTTGTTATTGTTGATTGTGGAATAAAAAACAACAGTATCAATGCTCTTTTAAAAAGAGAAGCGGGAGTAGTTGTTTTACCATATAATACGAATATTAAAGATATTCTGGATTACGATCCTGATGCAGTTCTCATATCAAGCGGTCCGGGAGACCCTAATCGGGTTAAAGATGCTATAAATGTTATTCCAAAGCTTGCTGAGCGATTACCTGTATTTGGTATATGTTTGGGTCAGCAGTTAATTTCTCTGGCATTTGGGGCAAAAATTTATAAGATGAAATTTGGCCATCGGGGAACTAACCAGCCGGTTAAGGATTTAAAAACTGGAAAAGTATCTATAACTTCTCAGAATCATGGTTTTTCTGTAGATCCAGATTCTATTACTAATAAACCTATAAATGTCACTCAAATTAACTTAAATGATGGTACCGTCGAGGGAATAGAGCATGAAGAACTACCGGTAAGTAGTGTGCAGTATCACCCAGAAGCAGGGCCTGGCCCGCATGATACCGACTATGCATTTGATAGATTTGTCAAAGTTATGAGGGATTACTAG
- the carB gene encoding carbamoyl-phosphate synthase large subunit, whose protein sequence is MPKDQNIKKVLIIGSGPIQIGQAAEFDYSGSQACKSLQEEGIETVLVNSNPATIMTDIDMADSVYVEPLTPEIVAKIIEKEKPDAVLPTMGGQTGLNVATGLEEINALEGIKVLGSTVEIIRNVEDRDLFDIFMKELNEPVPKAKAVKSLDEALEAVKEIGYPVIVRPAFTLGGTGGGVAYKEEELIEIATRGLDMSFISQVLIDQSVMGWKEFEYEVVRDKNDTCVIICNMENIDPMGIHTGESIVVAPSQTLSDVDNQILRNASIKIIRALKIEGGCNIQFAFNPETREYKVIEVNPRVSRSSALASKATGYPIAKISAKIAIGMTLDEIQNDITKETPASFEPTLDYVVAKIPRWPFDKFKGISKKIGVQMKSTGEVMGIGRTIEQSLHKAIRSLDIGRYGFEEVSFTRDDLANPTDERMFQVYTALKQGTSVNEIHHITQIDKFFLYKILNIINFEKQLNADSIKDPKLMHKAKKMGFADAELAVITGLEESEIRKLRKDAGIVPTYKMVDTCAAEFEAKTPYYYGTYDMEDEVPVSNERKIAIIGAGPIRIGQGIEFDYCCVHASLALKDEGIETIVINNNPETVSTDYDISSKLYFEPLTLEDVMGIMDKEKPEGVVVQFGGQTSINLAVPLAEEGVKIMGTPHESIDRVEDREQFTHVLEKLEIPQAPYGIAKSFEDARKVAERIGFPVLVRPSYVLGGRAMQIVYDDDELREYMKEAVKISPKHPILVDKFLEDAIEVDVDALCDGEDVFIGGIMEHIEEAGVHSGDSACVIPPQSIPEDTLNTIKEYTHYLALELGVVGLMNIQYAVKMDSDNEPKVYILEANPRASRTVPFVSKAVGIPLAKIAALLMIGKKLGDLGLKDEIKINHVAVKESVFPFIKLPESDSILGPEMKSTGESMGIDDNFGLAYYKSQLSANMDLLTEGKVFISVRDADKDKIQDIVKKADELGFKIVATVGTAKAVEDVADIEVIRKVSQGSPNIRESILDKEIGLIINTPSGKQSADDGYLIRRMAVELGIPYVTTLAGARAALNAIGEVKDGKIVVKSLNEYHNL, encoded by the coding sequence ATGCCTAAGGATCAAAATATAAAAAAAGTACTCATAATTGGGTCTGGACCCATTCAGATAGGTCAGGCTGCTGAGTTTGATTATTCTGGCTCTCAAGCGTGTAAATCATTACAAGAAGAAGGTATTGAAACGGTTCTGGTAAACAGTAACCCGGCCACTATCATGACTGATATTGACATGGCCGACAGTGTTTATGTGGAACCATTAACACCAGAAATCGTTGCTAAAATCATTGAAAAGGAAAAACCAGATGCTGTTTTACCTACTATGGGTGGACAAACTGGACTCAATGTAGCCACGGGACTGGAAGAGATTAATGCTCTGGAAGGAATTAAAGTCTTGGGATCTACTGTAGAAATCATACGAAATGTAGAAGATCGGGACTTATTTGATATTTTCATGAAAGAACTCAATGAGCCAGTGCCCAAAGCTAAAGCTGTTAAATCACTCGATGAAGCCTTAGAAGCTGTTAAAGAGATTGGCTATCCAGTTATTGTACGACCTGCTTTTACACTAGGTGGTACTGGTGGTGGGGTGGCCTACAAGGAAGAAGAACTAATTGAAATAGCCACTCGCGGACTGGATATGAGTTTTATTAGCCAAGTACTCATTGATCAATCTGTTATGGGCTGGAAAGAGTTTGAATATGAGGTGGTACGGGACAAAAATGACACCTGTGTTATTATCTGTAATATGGAAAATATTGATCCTATGGGAATCCACACTGGAGAGAGTATAGTAGTAGCTCCTTCCCAGACCCTGAGTGACGTGGACAACCAGATATTAAGAAATGCATCCATTAAGATTATAAGGGCTTTGAAAATCGAGGGTGGATGTAACATACAGTTTGCCTTTAACCCGGAAACCCGAGAGTACAAAGTAATTGAAGTTAACCCTCGTGTGAGCCGGAGCAGTGCCCTGGCTTCTAAGGCAACGGGTTACCCTATAGCCAAAATTTCAGCTAAAATCGCCATTGGAATGACCTTAGATGAGATCCAAAACGACATCACCAAGGAAACACCGGCTTCTTTTGAGCCCACATTGGATTATGTAGTGGCCAAGATACCGCGTTGGCCCTTTGACAAGTTCAAAGGCATAAGTAAGAAAATTGGGGTTCAGATGAAGTCTACTGGTGAAGTAATGGGCATTGGACGAACTATTGAACAATCACTTCACAAAGCTATCCGTTCTTTAGATATTGGCCGATACGGATTTGAAGAGGTTTCTTTTACCCGGGACGATCTGGCCAATCCTACTGATGAGCGAATGTTTCAGGTTTACACTGCCTTAAAGCAAGGAACAAGTGTAAATGAAATTCACCATATTACTCAAATTGACAAATTTTTCCTATATAAAATATTGAATATTATTAATTTTGAAAAGCAATTAAATGCTGATTCTATTAAAGACCCTAAATTGATGCACAAAGCCAAGAAAATGGGTTTTGCTGATGCTGAACTTGCTGTAATAACTGGCCTGGAAGAATCAGAAATTAGAAAACTTCGAAAAGATGCTGGAATCGTGCCTACATATAAAATGGTAGATACCTGTGCTGCAGAATTTGAAGCTAAAACTCCTTATTATTATGGTACGTATGATATGGAAGATGAAGTTCCAGTTTCCAACGAGCGAAAAATTGCTATTATTGGTGCTGGCCCTATAAGGATTGGACAAGGTATTGAATTTGATTATTGCTGTGTACATGCCTCTTTAGCCCTTAAAGATGAAGGGATAGAAACTATAGTCATTAACAACAATCCTGAAACGGTTAGTACGGATTATGATATTTCTAGCAAGCTCTATTTTGAACCACTCACCTTGGAAGATGTCATGGGCATAATGGATAAAGAAAAACCAGAAGGAGTAGTAGTGCAATTCGGAGGGCAGACCTCCATAAACCTAGCAGTGCCATTGGCTGAAGAAGGCGTTAAAATTATGGGAACTCCTCACGAGAGTATTGACCGGGTTGAAGACCGAGAACAATTTACTCATGTATTAGAAAAGCTGGAAATACCTCAGGCACCTTATGGAATTGCTAAATCTTTTGAAGATGCTCGAAAAGTCGCTGAAAGAATAGGATTCCCAGTTCTGGTGAGACCATCTTATGTTCTAGGTGGTCGGGCCATGCAAATTGTCTATGATGATGACGAACTTCGAGAATACATGAAAGAAGCCGTTAAAATTTCTCCAAAGCATCCGATTCTGGTGGATAAATTTTTGGAAGATGCTATTGAAGTTGATGTGGATGCTCTCTGTGATGGGGAAGATGTATTCATTGGAGGAATCATGGAACACATTGAAGAAGCGGGAGTTCACTCTGGAGACTCAGCTTGTGTTATTCCACCACAAAGTATCCCCGAAGATACTTTAAACACTATCAAAGAATATACTCATTATTTGGCCCTGGAATTAGGGGTTGTAGGATTAATGAATATCCAATACGCTGTAAAAATGGACTCTGATAATGAACCGAAGGTTTACATATTGGAAGCCAACCCACGGGCCAGCCGTACAGTACCCTTTGTTAGTAAAGCAGTTGGTATTCCGCTGGCCAAAATTGCAGCCTTGCTCATGATTGGCAAAAAACTGGGTGATTTAGGACTTAAGGATGAAATTAAAATCAACCATGTGGCAGTAAAAGAATCTGTTTTCCCATTCATTAAATTGCCAGAGTCTGATTCAATTTTAGGTCCGGAAATGAAATCTACTGGGGAGAGTATGGGTATTGATGACAACTTTGGTCTGGCTTATTATAAGTCTCAGCTTTCAGCCAACATGGATCTTTTAACTGAAGGAAAAGTCTTTATCAGTGTTCGGGATGCAGATAAGGATAAGATTCAGGATATTGTAAAGAAAGCTGACGAACTAGGATTTAAAATTGTTGCCACTGTGGGAACAGCTAAAGCAGTGGAGGATGTGGCTGATATTGAAGTCATAAGGAAGGTTAGTCAAGGATCTCCTAATATACGAGAATCTATATTAGATAAAGAGATTGGTCTTATAATAAATACTCCGTCTGGAAAACAATCTGCTGATGATGGTTATCTTATCCGTAGAATGGCTGTGGAATTAGGAATACCTTATGTGACAACTTTAGCTGGTGCTCGAGCTGCTTTAAATGCTATTGGAGAAGTAAAAGATGGAAAAATTGTGGTTAAGTCACTCAATGAATATCATAACCTCTAA
- a CDS encoding universal stress protein, with protein MYKKILLPTDGSEYANKATEHALWIAKTSGAEIIALSVTDTSSLIGLPLDDVIVRIKEMLHEEASKSLENVSKLVEEYDGDIKITLRNEDGSPADVVLKTIKEEKIDLVVVGTSGKHGLDRFLLGSVAENVVRSSICPVLVVH; from the coding sequence ATGTACAAAAAAATTCTATTACCTACCGATGGTTCTGAATATGCTAATAAAGCTACCGAACATGCTTTATGGATTGCTAAGACTAGTGGTGCTGAAATAATTGCTTTGAGTGTAACTGATACGTCTTCTTTAATCGGTCTTCCTTTAGATGATGTAATTGTCAGAATTAAAGAAATGCTTCATGAAGAGGCATCTAAATCATTGGAAAATGTTTCTAAACTGGTTGAAGAGTATGATGGGGATATTAAAATAACTTTAAGAAATGAAGATGGCTCTCCTGCGGATGTAGTTTTAAAGACAATTAAAGAAGAAAAAATTGATCTGGTGGTTGTTGGAACTTCTGGAAAACATGGTCTTGATAGATTCCTATTGGGAAGTGTGGCCGAAAATGTTGTTAGGTCATCTATTTGTCCAGTTTTAGTTGTTCATTAA
- a CDS encoding UPF0146 family protein, translating to MWKDLASYIINQCTPSDKIVEVGAGKFLEVAANLQKHSKMNIILTDIKPSHRDIIQDDITQPNLRVYDGASIIYSVRPPMELHQTIMDLAQNIGAILIIKPLSGDTINTRQKMRLVNYKKAVFYVYP from the coding sequence ATGTGGAAAGATCTTGCATCATATATTATAAACCAATGTACTCCCTCTGATAAAATAGTAGAGGTGGGGGCAGGCAAATTTTTGGAAGTTGCTGCCAACCTTCAAAAACATTCTAAAATGAATATTATTTTAACTGATATTAAACCTTCCCATAGAGATATAATTCAGGATGATATAACCCAGCCAAACTTAAGAGTTTATGATGGTGCTAGTATTATTTATTCAGTTAGGCCCCCCATGGAACTGCACCAAACAATTATGGATCTAGCTCAGAATATAGGTGCTATATTGATTATTAAACCTCTAAGTGGAGACACTATAAATACCCGGCAGAAAATGCGACTAGTAAATTATAAAAAGGCCGTTTTTTATGTTTATCCTTAA
- a CDS encoding PKD domain-containing protein, giving the protein MDGKNKKFKGYLLSFTLLASLLVFGLAIVPTAQAHIVIIGSPSSDLPADYLTDAKEIATALKAKGYTGDKLVELYGQQATSTNILKAMYNADAVIYVGHGGYQSGHYNGNGGTSTPPYSLVGYASKSDTSGNEFIWGTGNNLDKMMQGWNGQQFTAPLKSNSMAFLFHACFSTGYVGEDPWGNPIQVANPVPTIYNFASMFTGAGANYYASAYFGGDIIDTFLSGAKNFTDANNKINSVEKLTKSYYYTDANVWRSNDGSVAFMGNWSYKFPSVSQISDYNSVAAAAWYAGDKTKLLVSAFTAAQNYIPTDVTFKEYSCDVLDTIVKWTWDFGDGSDPIEFHNTTNQSVLHNYGSFGNYNVTHTVTNSKNQTSTAVKTVSVQNRAPISGFIVSPSNPAVKSLATFTSTSYDPDYNDSITSWYWNFGDGAIASGQTVKHAFSKEGYFKVSLTTKDTSGKSSAISKTIKVGNPKPDLVITSIKRSGSTRYITIKNQGTLTSSGSYVRIWNGKYSYKRYKQAYVKTLNPGASTKVKITRFYYYHGKAKVDYYNKISEKSETNNVRSF; this is encoded by the coding sequence ATGGATGGAAAAAATAAGAAATTTAAAGGTTATTTACTTTCTTTTACTCTACTAGCTTCGCTGTTAGTGTTCGGTTTGGCAATTGTACCAACTGCACAAGCCCACATAGTTATTATCGGATCCCCCAGTTCGGATTTACCTGCTGATTACTTAACTGATGCTAAAGAAATAGCTACGGCACTTAAGGCCAAAGGATATACTGGAGACAAATTAGTTGAGCTTTATGGTCAACAAGCAACTTCAACTAACATTTTAAAGGCCATGTACAATGCCGATGCGGTTATTTATGTTGGCCATGGTGGATATCAATCTGGACATTATAATGGAAATGGTGGGACTTCAACACCTCCGTATTCTCTGGTCGGATACGCTTCCAAAAGTGATACTTCTGGAAATGAATTTATTTGGGGAACTGGAAATAATTTAGACAAAATGATGCAAGGTTGGAATGGTCAGCAATTCACTGCACCATTAAAATCAAATAGTATGGCATTTTTATTCCATGCATGTTTTTCTACTGGCTATGTGGGTGAAGATCCATGGGGTAATCCTATTCAAGTTGCTAATCCCGTTCCAACTATATACAACTTCGCATCCATGTTTACAGGAGCCGGTGCTAATTATTATGCTTCCGCTTATTTCGGTGGAGATATAATTGATACATTTTTAAGTGGTGCAAAAAACTTTACAGATGCTAATAATAAGATAAATTCAGTTGAAAAACTCACTAAAAGCTATTACTATACTGATGCTAATGTATGGAGAAGTAATGATGGCTCTGTAGCATTTATGGGTAATTGGTCTTACAAGTTCCCAAGTGTTTCTCAAATTAGTGATTATAACTCTGTAGCTGCTGCTGCTTGGTATGCTGGTGATAAAACTAAATTACTAGTTTCTGCATTTACGGCGGCTCAAAATTATATCCCTACTGATGTCACATTCAAAGAATACTCTTGCGATGTGCTGGATACTATTGTTAAATGGACATGGGACTTTGGAGATGGTAGCGACCCTATTGAGTTCCATAATACTACAAATCAAAGTGTACTCCATAATTATGGTTCATTTGGGAACTATAATGTCACTCATACCGTAACTAATAGCAAAAATCAAACTTCAACGGCTGTTAAGACAGTTAGTGTTCAAAATAGAGCTCCTATTAGTGGATTTATAGTTTCACCATCTAATCCTGCAGTTAAAAGTCTCGCCACTTTTACTTCAACTTCTTATGACCCTGATTATAATGACAGTATAACTTCTTGGTACTGGAATTTTGGTGATGGGGCCATAGCATCAGGGCAAACTGTGAAACATGCTTTCTCCAAAGAAGGTTATTTCAAAGTTTCTTTAACTACAAAAGATACTTCAGGAAAATCAAGCGCAATTTCAAAAACAATTAAGGTAGGAAACCCAAAACCAGACCTAGTTATAACTTCTATCAAAAGATCTGGCAGCACTAGATACATTACAATAAAAAATCAAGGTACACTAACATCTAGTGGATCTTATGTAAGAATATGGAATGGTAAATATTCCTATAAAAGATACAAACAGGCCTACGTCAAAACACTGAATCCAGGTGCTTCTACAAAGGTTAAAATAACCAGATTCTACTACTATCATGGAAAGGCTAAAGTGGACTACTACAATAAAATATCTGAAAAGTCAGAAACTAATAACGTACGAAGCTTCTAG
- a CDS encoding CBS domain-containing protein, whose translation MLVKDIMSDEIHYVKVPGNRANAMSLMRKTNVSGVPVVKEGTKKLVGIVTRSDLVGNPDEEQIALIMTRDPVTTSSDEDVREVASKMIENNIRRVPVVDDDELVGIITAYDLIADALSQIEINDPVEGYMVKTIPTTWEMTPLSTAFEIMRFFNLKVLLSLNKDGKLTGVLTETDFINESEVVSEKTVHNTSVGTEGDKWSWDSKSVLYVIKNHLKFSDKDVKDVATSDMVTVNTRTSVSTCASKMKQRNIEQIPVTNLEGELVGLVRATDLIRALND comes from the coding sequence ATGCTAGTAAAAGACATTATGTCTGATGAAATTCACTATGTAAAAGTTCCCGGCAATCGTGCTAATGCAATGAGTCTTATGCGAAAGACCAATGTATCTGGAGTGCCTGTTGTCAAAGAAGGAACTAAAAAACTTGTTGGTATAGTAACTCGTTCTGATCTGGTTGGAAATCCTGACGAGGAACAAATAGCGCTTATCATGACTAGAGATCCAGTCACTACCTCTTCTGATGAGGATGTACGTGAAGTGGCTTCTAAAATGATTGAAAACAATATACGGAGAGTTCCAGTAGTTGATGATGATGAACTAGTGGGTATTATAACAGCATATGATTTAATAGCAGATGCACTATCTCAAATTGAAATCAACGATCCTGTGGAAGGTTACATGGTTAAAACAATTCCTACCACTTGGGAAATGACTCCATTAAGTACAGCCTTCGAAATTATGCGTTTTTTTAATTTAAAAGTACTCCTTTCTCTAAATAAAGATGGGAAATTAACTGGTGTGCTCACGGAAACTGATTTTATAAATGAAAGTGAAGTTGTATCTGAGAAAACAGTCCACAATACTTCTGTAGGCACAGAAGGTGACAAATGGTCTTGGGACAGCAAAAGTGTTCTTTATGTTATTAAAAACCATCTCAAATTTTCTGATAAGGACGTTAAAGATGTTGCCACATCGGATATGGTTACAGTTAACACCAGAACGTCTGTATCTACCTGTGCTTCAAAAATGAAACAGAGAAACATAGAACAAATACCAGTAACCAATTTAGAAGGAGAATTAGTTGGTCTGGTAAGGGCTACAGATCTTATTAGGGCATTAAATGATTAA
- the larE gene encoding ATP-dependent sacrificial sulfur transferase LarE, with protein sequence MTEKIRQVKEELKDQKMMIAFSGGADSTLLANIASKVTGEFLLVTVDNGVLPKDCINSAKKIAEEIGLSHEVVIENFMQDPNFKANNSNRCFICKNKMYGKLEEIAKERNFPIIADGTNISDLLEDRPGIMVNYQKNIISPLVKAGISHEDVLNYLKENNINYSVSTTCMATRISTGDEISTKKINRISYAESLVKTLSKNDIVRVRDQKGVAQIEIVDIEPILNSNVLKHIDAELKAVGFERVTLDIGSAKKEKKDLVVYKPCKDEKNKIMFETELPYKIDIKNTCKQLESLGKLKCSESMGIAMCEIEGRNLTVFKNGKIVARKVQDPEDAEKILIKVLPRIRRIIQN encoded by the coding sequence ATGACAGAAAAAATTAGGCAAGTTAAAGAAGAGCTTAAAGATCAGAAAATGATGATTGCATTTTCAGGAGGGGCCGACAGCACATTACTAGCCAATATAGCCTCAAAAGTCACTGGAGAGTTCCTTTTAGTTACAGTAGATAATGGAGTGCTACCTAAAGACTGCATAAATAGTGCTAAAAAGATTGCAGAAGAAATAGGATTATCGCATGAGGTGGTAATAGAAAATTTTATGCAAGATCCCAATTTTAAGGCTAATAATTCTAATCGATGCTTTATATGCAAAAATAAGATGTATGGCAAGTTAGAAGAAATTGCTAAAGAGAGAAATTTTCCCATAATCGCTGATGGAACTAATATCAGCGATCTGCTAGAAGATAGGCCCGGAATAATGGTTAATTATCAAAAAAATATTATAAGTCCTTTGGTAAAAGCTGGAATAAGTCACGAGGATGTTTTAAATTATTTAAAAGAAAATAACATTAATTATTCCGTGTCCACAACTTGTATGGCCACTAGAATATCAACTGGGGATGAAATAAGTACCAAAAAAATCAACCGGATATCTTATGCTGAATCTTTAGTTAAAACTCTCTCTAAAAATGATATTGTAAGAGTTCGAGATCAAAAAGGTGTGGCTCAAATTGAGATAGTAGATATTGAACCAATCCTAAATTCAAACGTTTTAAAGCATATTGATGCTGAATTAAAGGCCGTGGGTTTTGAAAGAGTAACTTTAGACATTGGCAGTGCAAAGAAAGAAAAAAAGGATCTCGTAGTTTACAAACCTTGCAAGGACGAGAAAAATAAAATAATGTTTGAAACTGAACTTCCCTATAAAATTGACATTAAAAACACTTGTAAACAGTTGGAAAGTCTGGGTAAATTAAAGTGCTCAGAATCAATGGGGATTGCAATGTGCGAAATTGAAGGGAGGAATTTGACCGTTTTTAAAAATGGCAAAATTGTGGCCCGGAAGGTCCAGGACCCGGAAGATGCTGAAAAAATTCTAATAAAGGTTTTGCCTAGAATTAGAAGAATTATTCAAAATTAA
- a CDS encoding amidohydrolase family protein → MLVVENGLVLTGRGLNPEKVNIAIEDGVICEITPEKISASDKIDASGCIVLPSFINAHTHIGDAVAMDEGDGKSIDCIVKPPHGIKHQILESSSSQDLIQSMKNAMWEMLDTGTTTFIDYREGGIDGIKLLEKASEDIPINKIVLGRDPIIFDSEASENEVRSKLKKLLKHCDGIAPSGFGEITDETSKIIVEECEKQGKIASIHVAEHEKVQKDSIELTGKSEVERAVESGFKLLIHLTYPQKRDFNAISSIDASIVCCSRSNGTLSVGIPPIADILDNKINILLGTDNLMFNSPNMFREMEYALKTSRGYSKKYLSPSDVLKMATTNVSKAIDIDSGLIGLIKEGYVADIMLVKQLSKNPWLSIINRTESKNIICLIRKGKIVYMR, encoded by the coding sequence ATGTTAGTCGTAGAAAATGGCCTAGTACTTACTGGAAGGGGTTTAAATCCTGAAAAAGTGAATATAGCAATTGAAGATGGTGTGATATGCGAAATCACTCCTGAAAAAATTTCAGCATCTGATAAAATTGATGCTAGTGGCTGCATTGTTCTACCATCATTTATAAATGCCCATACTCATATTGGGGACGCGGTGGCCATGGATGAAGGTGATGGAAAGTCCATAGATTGCATAGTAAAGCCCCCTCATGGCATTAAACACCAGATTTTAGAATCAAGTTCTTCACAAGATTTAATTCAATCTATGAAAAATGCCATGTGGGAAATGCTTGATACTGGAACCACGACTTTTATTGATTACCGGGAAGGTGGAATTGATGGAATTAAATTATTGGAAAAGGCCTCAGAAGATATTCCCATTAATAAAATTGTTCTGGGCCGAGATCCAATAATTTTTGATTCAGAAGCTAGTGAGAATGAAGTTCGATCAAAATTGAAAAAGCTCTTAAAACACTGTGATGGTATTGCTCCCAGTGGATTTGGAGAAATAACTGACGAAACCTCCAAAATAATCGTTGAAGAATGTGAAAAACAGGGTAAAATTGCTTCTATTCATGTAGCCGAACACGAAAAAGTTCAAAAGGATTCAATTGAACTTACTGGGAAAAGTGAAGTTGAAAGGGCTGTAGAAAGCGGATTTAAACTTTTGATCCATCTTACTTATCCTCAAAAAAGAGATTTTAATGCAATATCTTCTATTGATGCATCTATAGTTTGCTGTTCACGGTCAAATGGTACGCTTTCTGTTGGGATACCTCCTATAGCTGACATATTAGATAATAAAATCAATATACTTTTGGGAACTGATAATTTAATGTTTAATTCTCCAAACATGTTTCGAGAAATGGAATATGCACTTAAAACTTCTCGTGGATATTCTAAAAAATATTTATCACCTTCAGATGTCCTTAAAATGGCAACTACTAACGTTTCTAAGGCCATAGATATTGATTCTGGACTTATTGGACTTATAAAAGAAGGTTATGTGGCAGATATTATGCTGGTTAAACAGTTATCTAAAAATCCGTGGCTTTCTATTATCAATAGAACTGAATCGAAAAATATAATATGTTTAATTAGGAAAGGTAAGATAGTATATATGAGGTGA